A single region of the Ictalurus punctatus breed USDA103 chromosome 26, Coco_2.0, whole genome shotgun sequence genome encodes:
- the arl13b gene encoding ADP-ribosylation factor-like protein 13B isoform X9: protein MFSLMANCCSWLKRWREPARKVTLVMVGLDNAGKTATVRGIQGESPLDVAPTVGFSKVDLKQGKFEVTIFDLGGGKRIRGIWKNYYSESYGVVFVVDSSDVQRIHETRDTMAEVLRHPRIAGKPVLVLANKQDRDGAMAEADIIENLSLEKLVNENKCLCQIEPCSAVLGYGKKIDKSIKNGLNWLLNNIAKDYEAITERVQRDTAEQRVQEDQDKKERAERVKRIREERDRQEREEAEKAGREIKEEESEDADMSNPFQPINHIVAENENKSKQETEMKKQGEEVVQDGKEEEEEEEEEEESERQTPESPESGPTDQTKKKMKKIRLKRKNRVDPLVTDDAAKSPTPPPAPDFYGRPLPPVAIRQRPNGETHDVIS, encoded by the exons ATGTTCAGTCTGATGGCGAACTGCTGCAGCTGGCTGAAACGGTGGAGAGAGCCTGCCAG GAAGGTGACGCTGGTGATGGTGGGACTGGACAATGCTGGGAAAACCGCCACAGTACGGGGCATCCAGGGAG AGAGTCCTCTAGACGTGGCCCCAACGGTGGGCTTCTCCAAAGTGGACCTAAAGCAGGGCAAGTTCGAGGTCACGATATTTGACCTCGGCGGCGGGAAGCGGATCCGGGGCATCTGGAAGAACTACTACTCCGAGTCGTATGGCGTGGTGTTCGTGGTGGACTCGAGCGACGTCCAGAGGATCCATGAGACCAGAGACACCATGGCGGAAGTGCTGCGGCACCCTCGCATCGCCGGAAAGCCCGTGCTAGT GCTGGCCAACAAGCAGGACCGAGACGGAGCGATGGCTGAAGCGGACATCATTGAGAACCTGTCACTTGAAAAGCTTGTCAATGAGAACAAGTGTCTGTGTCAGATT GAACCGTGCTCGGCAGTCCTGGGCTACGGTAAGAAGATCGACAAGTCCATCAAGAACGGCCTGAACTGGCTCCTGAACAACATCGCCAAAGACTACGAGGCGATTACGGAGCGCGTTCAGAGGGACACGGCCGAGCAGCGTGTACAAGAGGACCAGGATAAGAAGGAGAGAGCGGAGCGAGTGAAACGGATTCGAGAGGAGAG aGACAGACAAGAGCGTGAAGAGGCGGAGAAAGCAGGCAGGGAAATAAAGGAGGAGGAGTCTGAGGACGCCGATATGTCCAACCCATTCCAACCAATAAACCATATTGTTGCGGAG AATGAAAACAAGTCGAAACAAGAAACGGAGATGAAAAAGCAGGGAGAAGAGGTCGTGCAGGAcggcaaagaagaagaagaggaggaggaggaagaggaagagagtgaaagacagaCTCCAGAGAGCCCAGAATCAG GTCCAACAGACCAGACcaaaaagaagatgaagaaaataCGGCTCAAGCGGAAAAACAGAGTCGACCCTCTCGTAACGGACGACGCAGCCAAGAGCCCGACTCCACCACCCGCACCAG ATTTCTATGGCAGGCCCCTCCCACCTGTAGCAATTAGACAGAGACCAAATGGTGAAAcccatgatgtcatttcctaG
- the arl13b gene encoding ADP-ribosylation factor-like protein 13B isoform X2, with translation MFSLMANCCSWLKRWREPARKVTLVMVGLDNAGKTATVRGIQGESPLDVAPTVGFSKVDLKQGKFEVTIFDLGGGKRIRGIWKNYYSESYGVVFVVDSSDVQRIHETRDTMAEVLRHPRIAGKPVLVLANKQDRDGAMAEADIIENLSLEKLVNENKCLCQIEPCSAVLGYGKKIDKSIKNGLNWLLNNIAKDYEAITERVQRDTAEQRVQEDQDKKERAERVKRIREERDRQEREEAEKAGREIKEEESEDADMSNPFQPINHIVAENENKSKQETEMKKQGEEVVQDGKEEEEEEEEEEESERQTPESPESGPTDQTKKKMKKIRLKRKNRVDPLVTDDAAKSPTPPPAPVGWATPKVSRLPKLEPLGDSRRSGNSLFITPTSQCACCHREVPFIYLFFFSFLTFRFVSITNSLSPTAVSHTFTDHASASMSPLYLTMLSACMLMTQEIISPSLIFYNVASSIY, from the exons ATGTTCAGTCTGATGGCGAACTGCTGCAGCTGGCTGAAACGGTGGAGAGAGCCTGCCAG GAAGGTGACGCTGGTGATGGTGGGACTGGACAATGCTGGGAAAACCGCCACAGTACGGGGCATCCAGGGAG AGAGTCCTCTAGACGTGGCCCCAACGGTGGGCTTCTCCAAAGTGGACCTAAAGCAGGGCAAGTTCGAGGTCACGATATTTGACCTCGGCGGCGGGAAGCGGATCCGGGGCATCTGGAAGAACTACTACTCCGAGTCGTATGGCGTGGTGTTCGTGGTGGACTCGAGCGACGTCCAGAGGATCCATGAGACCAGAGACACCATGGCGGAAGTGCTGCGGCACCCTCGCATCGCCGGAAAGCCCGTGCTAGT GCTGGCCAACAAGCAGGACCGAGACGGAGCGATGGCTGAAGCGGACATCATTGAGAACCTGTCACTTGAAAAGCTTGTCAATGAGAACAAGTGTCTGTGTCAGATT GAACCGTGCTCGGCAGTCCTGGGCTACGGTAAGAAGATCGACAAGTCCATCAAGAACGGCCTGAACTGGCTCCTGAACAACATCGCCAAAGACTACGAGGCGATTACGGAGCGCGTTCAGAGGGACACGGCCGAGCAGCGTGTACAAGAGGACCAGGATAAGAAGGAGAGAGCGGAGCGAGTGAAACGGATTCGAGAGGAGAG aGACAGACAAGAGCGTGAAGAGGCGGAGAAAGCAGGCAGGGAAATAAAGGAGGAGGAGTCTGAGGACGCCGATATGTCCAACCCATTCCAACCAATAAACCATATTGTTGCGGAG AATGAAAACAAGTCGAAACAAGAAACGGAGATGAAAAAGCAGGGAGAAGAGGTCGTGCAGGAcggcaaagaagaagaagaggaggaggaggaagaggaagagagtgaaagacagaCTCCAGAGAGCCCAGAATCAG GTCCAACAGACCAGACcaaaaagaagatgaagaaaataCGGCTCAAGCGGAAAAACAGAGTCGACCCTCTCGTAACGGACGACGCAGCCAAGAGCCCGACTCCACCACCCGCACCAG TTGGATGGGCTACTCCCAAAGTTTCTAGACTCCCCAAGCTCGAACCTCTTGGAGATTCAAGGCGTTCTGGTAACTCTTTATTTATAACCCCCACTTCCCAGTGCGCATGTTGTCACCGTGAagtaccatttatttatttattttttttttctttcctaacCTTTCGCTTTGTCTCGATCACTAACAGCCTCTCACCCACAGCAGTCTCTCACACTTTCACAGATCATGCTTCAGCCTCAATGAGTCCGCTGTATCTCACCATGCTTTCAGCATGCATGCTCATGACACAGGAaatcatctctccatctctcatcTTCTACAATGTGGCCAGTAGTATCTACtaa